One Actinomycetota bacterium DNA segment encodes these proteins:
- a CDS encoding ABC transporter ATP-binding protein encodes MDKAVIVDNLTKKFGDFVAVNGISFDIEAGEIFGFVGPNGSGKSTTIRMLCGILDPTSGSATVLGRDIATEAEAVKESIGYMSQHFGLYGDLTVFENVEFYAGIYQVPEGKRAVRIRQGIKDAGLKGREKELADNLAAGFRQRLALACASIHNPELIFLDEPTAGVDPKVRRHFWEMLYEMAEQGRTSLVTTHYMEEAERCTKLGFIFNGEIIALGTPAEVKAGAVTLEEAFLNLTRERLKPDEAHKT; translated from the coding sequence GTGGATAAAGCAGTAATTGTTGACAATCTGACAAAGAAATTTGGGGATTTTGTCGCGGTCAATGGTATTTCTTTCGATATCGAGGCAGGCGAGATCTTTGGTTTTGTCGGCCCGAACGGCAGCGGCAAATCGACAACCATTAGGATGTTGTGTGGAATCCTGGACCCGACATCTGGGTCCGCGACGGTTCTCGGCCGCGACATCGCGACGGAAGCAGAAGCTGTCAAGGAGTCCATCGGCTATATGTCTCAGCACTTCGGCCTGTATGGCGACTTGACCGTTTTTGAGAACGTCGAGTTTTACGCAGGCATCTATCAGGTGCCGGAGGGGAAGCGGGCGGTAAGGATCCGGCAAGGCATCAAAGACGCCGGCTTGAAAGGCCGCGAGAAGGAGCTGGCCGACAATTTGGCTGCCGGTTTCAGACAGCGCTTGGCGCTGGCCTGCGCGTCCATCCACAATCCGGAACTGATTTTTCTGGACGAGCCGACGGCCGGCGTCGACCCGAAGGTTCGCCGCCACTTCTGGGAGATGCTTTACGAGATGGCAGAACAGGGCCGGACAAGCCTGGTGACTACGCATTACATGGAAGAAGCCGAACGCTGCACCAAACTCGGATTCATCTTTAACGGGGAAATCATCGCCCTGGGCACGCCGGCCGAAGTCAAAGCCGGTGCCGTGACCCTCGAAGAAGCCTTCCTCAACCTCACCCGCGAACGCCTAAAACCAGACGAAGCTCATAAAACGTAG
- a CDS encoding ABC transporter permease, translated as MRRIWAITWKEFLHIIRDPRTIISTLVVPPMLVILFGYALTFDVKHIPLAVDDMDKTAASRELIKSFTSSGYFDYYGSVNGFDSANEGFLKGDYKAHIIIPRGFSHNLSAGRRAAIEMSVDGSNPVIANSAYRYALIISQRFTMTVMRKTAPPAVFAAASKPALQVKPQILYNPDLKSINFIVPGLIALILMMIPAIITSVAIVREKETNTIEQLVVSPVRPYELMLGKVSPYLIISGLDALLITLVGILWFKVPFNGSALLLAAMVILYMITTVGIGLLISTVAETQMTAQVGAFLGTMLPAFMLSGFVFPIESMPVVIQYVSLFVPARYFLVALRAIFLKGVGIAAFWQQALILFVFGVIVLTIATLRFRKTMFRYE; from the coding sequence ATGAGGCGCATTTGGGCGATAACCTGGAAAGAATTTCTGCATATCATCAGGGATCCGCGGACGATCATCTCGACGCTGGTGGTTCCCCCGATGCTGGTTATACTATTCGGATACGCGCTGACCTTCGATGTAAAGCACATCCCGCTGGCTGTAGACGACATGGATAAGACAGCCGCCAGCCGGGAACTCATTAAATCTTTTACCTCGTCCGGGTATTTTGACTATTACGGGTCGGTTAACGGTTTTGATTCGGCCAACGAGGGGTTCCTGAAAGGCGATTACAAAGCGCACATTATCATTCCGCGAGGCTTTTCTCATAATCTGTCGGCCGGCCGGAGGGCCGCAATCGAAATGTCGGTCGACGGGTCGAATCCCGTGATTGCCAACTCCGCCTACAGATACGCTTTGATTATCTCCCAACGGTTTACCATGACTGTCATGCGGAAGACGGCGCCGCCCGCGGTTTTCGCCGCCGCCTCCAAGCCGGCCCTTCAGGTTAAGCCGCAGATTCTATACAATCCCGACCTGAAGAGCATAAATTTTATTGTGCCCGGACTGATTGCTCTTATTCTGATGATGATCCCGGCTATCATTACGTCTGTCGCCATCGTCCGGGAAAAAGAAACCAATACCATCGAACAGCTGGTAGTCTCGCCGGTGCGCCCGTACGAATTGATGCTCGGCAAGGTCAGCCCCTATCTGATCATCTCAGGGCTGGACGCCCTTTTGATAACGCTGGTCGGCATCCTCTGGTTCAAGGTCCCGTTCAACGGCAGCGCGTTGCTCCTGGCCGCCATGGTCATACTGTATATGATCACGACGGTGGGCATCGGCCTGCTGATTTCCACAGTCGCCGAGACGCAAATGACAGCCCAGGTAGGGGCGTTCCTGGGCACGATGTTGCCGGCCTTTATGCTGAGCGGTTTTGTCTTTCCCATCGAGAGCATGCCGGTAGTCATCCAGTATGTTTCGTTGTTTGTTCCGGCCAGATATTTCCTGGTCGCTTTGCGCGCCATATTTCTGAAAGGCGTCGGGATCGCGGCGTTCTGGCAGCAGGCCCTGATCTTGTTCGTCTTCGGAGTTATTGTCTTGACTATCGCGACTCTGCGGTTTAGAAAGACGATGTTTAGATATGAATAA
- a CDS encoding ABC transporter ATP-binding protein: protein MSNLAIQTNGLTKIFDGLTAVGSVSLEVNKGEIYGLLGPDGAGKTTTVRLLTTILLASAGVATVAGFDTSREADQVRRRIGYVAQNFNLYPDLTVSENMDFFARIFSDSKKFLTERKKELLHFSRLTDFMDRRAGQLSGGMQKKLAVSCALIHDPEILFLDEPTSGVDPLSRLELWEILLGLHDKGVTLFATTTYMDEAEHFSRVSFMEEGRIILTDSPSAIKERFSTPEKPASLEDAWLMLADEGEKRPKRGRRSRQP from the coding sequence ATGTCTAACCTTGCAATTCAGACTAATGGATTAACAAAGATATTCGACGGGCTTACGGCCGTCGGCTCCGTCTCTCTCGAGGTTAACAAGGGGGAGATCTACGGATTACTGGGGCCTGACGGCGCCGGCAAGACAACCACGGTGCGGTTGCTGACGACGATTCTCTTGGCTTCGGCCGGTGTAGCGACGGTGGCCGGTTTCGATACGAGCCGGGAGGCGGACCAAGTCCGCCGGCGTATCGGTTACGTCGCCCAGAACTTCAACCTCTATCCCGACCTGACCGTTTCCGAAAACATGGATTTTTTCGCCCGGATCTTCAGCGATTCAAAGAAATTCTTGACGGAGCGGAAAAAGGAATTGCTGCATTTCAGCCGGTTAACTGATTTCATGGACCGGAGGGCGGGCCAGTTATCGGGCGGGATGCAGAAAAAGCTGGCTGTCTCCTGCGCCTTGATCCACGACCCGGAAATCTTGTTCCTCGACGAACCGACGTCGGGCGTCGACCCGCTGTCCCGGCTTGAATTATGGGAGATCCTGCTGGGTCTGCATGACAAAGGGGTTACACTGTTCGCTACGACAACCTATATGGACGAGGCCGAACATTTCTCGCGCGTATCCTTCATGGAGGAAGGGCGCATTATTCTGACCGACAGTCCGTCCGCCATTAAAGAGCGGTTTTCCACGCCTGAGAAACCGGCCTCCCTGGAAGACGCCTGGCTTATGCTGGCTGACGAGGGAGAGAAAAGACCCAAGCGGGGCAGAAGGAGCCGCCAGCCATGA
- a CDS encoding ABC transporter permease: MNKGRLFYVIKKEFIQIRRDRRLLPLLIVMPLVQLILFGYVFSTDVKNISTAIVDRSLSVESRALVSSLRSAGYFTVTGRPEGRSDLADMMENGKIRVGIVIPEDFARKIARGETASVEAIVDGSDPNTGGTAVSYLTRVVAAQGAKLSTRSFGGRTPANPLDMRLRVLYNPDLKSVNYMIPGLIGMLLMLITTLLAAAAIVRERERGTMEHLIVMPIRRWELILGKLLPFVVFGFFDVILVTTVGLLWFRVPFRGDILLLMVMSLIFIATSLGVGLFVSTTSRTQQQAMMTAYFIALPTMILSGLMFPIENMPKFIQALTYLVPLRYFLIIVRSIFLKGSGFMDLWQNILLLSAYGAVVFALSIWRFQKKLT, translated from the coding sequence ATGAATAAGGGCCGCCTTTTTTACGTGATTAAGAAAGAGTTCATACAGATCAGGCGGGACCGCCGCTTGCTGCCGCTGTTAATCGTTATGCCGTTGGTCCAACTCATCTTGTTCGGCTATGTTTTCTCGACAGACGTGAAAAACATTTCAACGGCTATAGTTGACCGGAGCCTGTCAGTGGAAAGCCGCGCGCTGGTTTCTTCTTTAAGGAGCGCCGGCTATTTTACGGTAACCGGCCGCCCCGAAGGACGCTCGGACCTCGCGGATATGATGGAAAACGGTAAGATCCGCGTCGGCATCGTAATTCCCGAGGACTTTGCCCGTAAAATCGCGCGGGGGGAGACGGCCAGTGTGGAAGCGATCGTTGACGGATCCGACCCCAATACCGGGGGCACGGCCGTCTCGTATCTGACACGCGTCGTCGCGGCCCAGGGCGCAAAGCTTTCGACCAGGTCTTTCGGCGGCAGGACACCCGCGAATCCGCTGGATATGCGGCTCCGAGTTCTTTATAATCCTGACCTCAAAAGCGTTAATTACATGATTCCGGGCTTAATCGGCATGCTCCTGATGTTGATTACGACTTTGCTGGCGGCCGCGGCCATCGTCCGCGAGCGGGAGCGGGGCACGATGGAGCACCTTATTGTCATGCCTATCCGCCGGTGGGAACTTATTTTAGGTAAGCTCTTACCGTTCGTCGTTTTCGGCTTCTTCGACGTTATACTGGTGACAACGGTAGGCTTGCTGTGGTTCAGGGTGCCCTTCCGGGGCGATATCCTGCTGCTCATGGTGATGTCGCTGATCTTTATCGCGACCTCGCTGGGCGTCGGCTTATTCGTTTCGACGACGTCCCGCACCCAGCAACAGGCCATGATGACGGCCTATTTCATCGCTCTGCCGACGATGATTCTATCGGGCTTGATGTTTCCGATTGAGAATATGCCCAAGTTCATCCAGGCGCTGACCTATCTGGTGCCTCTGAGATATTTCCTGATCATCGTCAGGAGCATCTTTCTAAAAGGTTCCGGCTTCATGGACCTTTGGCAGAATATCCTGCTCTTGTCAGCGTACGGCGCTGTTGTTTTCGCGCTAAGCATCTGGCGATTCCAAAAGAAGCTGACATAG
- the argS gene encoding arginine--tRNA ligase, which translates to MRELVTRLTQAAVGKYVSEGKIQAGDVVGIDVERPRAKSFGDWSTNAAMVLAKQAKRNPMEIAEALTEYLSTETAVFKSVEAVRPGFINFRFSDKYLNDSLADIAKLGDSFGTCDVGRGEKVQIEFVSANPTGPLHVGHGRWAAVGDALANVMSAAGYDIQREFYVNDFGNQMDVFGVSVAARYAQLLGIDEAVPEEGYHGAYVTEIAQEIIDSEGEKYLAHPAEKRHDIFRRHAEEQVIEHIKRVLSTFNVVFDVWFSERSLHKAGAIDKTVARLKKLGRAYDKDGAIWVRTTEFGDDKDRVVIKENGQPTYFAADIAYHIDKFARGFDRVINIWGADHHGYVARMKAAVAALGYEPDRLEVIIGQLVNLYRNGEPVRMSKRTGEMVTFEELVQEVGPDVARYLFLTRSTDSALDFDIELAKKQSQDNPVYYVQYAHARICSILRYACDQGAESLGQNEVPVMLTEEAELDLIKQLLSLRETVEDAAILRAPYRLTKYAEETAAAFHYFYTKCRVVGDDKALTKARLNLVECTRIVLQNALALIGVSAPESM; encoded by the coding sequence ATGCGGGAACTGGTCACACGCTTAACGCAAGCGGCGGTCGGGAAATACGTCAGCGAAGGCAAGATTCAAGCTGGGGACGTCGTTGGCATCGACGTCGAGCGGCCTCGCGCCAAGTCATTTGGCGACTGGTCGACGAACGCGGCCATGGTTCTGGCCAAGCAGGCGAAGCGCAATCCGATGGAAATAGCGGAAGCGTTGACCGAATACCTGTCAACGGAAACGGCTGTTTTTAAATCCGTAGAAGCTGTTAGACCCGGTTTCATCAATTTCCGGTTCTCGGATAAATACCTTAACGACAGCCTGGCTGACATCGCCAAATTGGGTGATTCCTTCGGGACCTGCGACGTCGGCCGGGGCGAGAAAGTTCAAATCGAGTTTGTCAGCGCCAACCCGACCGGGCCGCTCCATGTCGGGCACGGCCGATGGGCGGCCGTCGGAGATGCTCTGGCTAACGTCATGAGCGCGGCCGGGTACGATATCCAGCGCGAGTTCTACGTCAACGATTTCGGAAACCAGATGGATGTTTTCGGCGTCTCCGTTGCGGCCCGTTATGCCCAGCTTCTCGGGATAGACGAGGCGGTTCCGGAAGAGGGCTACCACGGCGCTTACGTCACGGAAATCGCCCAGGAAATCATAGACAGCGAAGGCGAGAAGTATCTGGCGCATCCCGCGGAAAAGCGGCACGATATCTTCCGGCGCCACGCCGAAGAGCAGGTCATCGAACATATTAAACGGGTTCTGTCCACATTCAATGTTGTCTTCGATGTGTGGTTTTCAGAACGTTCTCTTCATAAGGCGGGCGCGATTGATAAGACGGTCGCTCGGCTAAAGAAACTAGGCCGCGCCTATGATAAAGACGGCGCTATCTGGGTTCGCACGACTGAGTTCGGCGACGACAAGGACCGAGTCGTCATCAAGGAAAACGGGCAGCCAACTTACTTCGCAGCGGATATCGCCTACCATATCGATAAATTTGCCCGCGGTTTTGACCGGGTCATAAATATATGGGGTGCCGATCACCACGGTTATGTCGCCCGGATGAAGGCGGCCGTGGCCGCTCTCGGATACGAACCCGACCGCCTGGAAGTGATTATCGGGCAACTGGTCAACTTGTACCGTAACGGCGAACCGGTGCGGATGTCCAAGAGGACCGGGGAGATGGTCACGTTCGAGGAACTTGTGCAAGAGGTCGGACCGGATGTAGCCCGATATCTTTTCCTGACCAGAAGCACCGATAGCGCGCTCGATTTTGACATTGAGCTGGCCAAGAAACAATCGCAGGACAACCCCGTCTATTACGTCCAGTACGCGCACGCGCGGATCTGCAGCATTCTACGATATGCATGCGACCAGGGCGCGGAATCGCTCGGCCAAAACGAAGTTCCGGTCATGTTGACCGAGGAAGCGGAGCTGGATTTGATCAAACAACTGTTGAGCCTCAGGGAAACAGTCGAGGACGCGGCCATACTCCGCGCGCCTTACAGGCTGACCAAATACGCCGAAGAAACCGCGGCGGCGTTCCATTACTTCTACACCAAGTGCCGTGTTGTCGGCGACGACAAGGCGCTTACCAAAGCCAGGCTTAACCTGGTAGAGTGTACCCGTATCGTACTTCAAAACGCGCTGGCTCTTATCGGCGTCAGCGCGCCGGAGAGTATGTAG
- a CDS encoding efflux RND transporter periplasmic adaptor subunit, translating to MKQRIIPVVIILVVLLALGGYWWYAQATAPDPNQLQLSGNIEAIQIKVAAQTGGQVKELKTGEGKDVKRGATLVVLDDSLLQLQLDQAKAAYNAAALSGNAAQANLTQQNVNLAEQNLKRATVTAPSKGTVLDLPYNVGELVNAGSVVATVADLAKVTLVVYVPEDKIGRISLDQEVDVATDSFPNRTFTGKITKISDQAEFTPANIQTKEQRVNLVFAVTISLSNSDHKLKPGMPADATITLK from the coding sequence ATGAAACAGAGGATTATCCCGGTCGTTATCATTCTGGTGGTTTTACTGGCCCTTGGCGGGTACTGGTGGTACGCGCAGGCGACGGCGCCCGATCCAAATCAACTTCAGCTGTCCGGCAACATCGAAGCCATTCAAATCAAGGTGGCGGCGCAAACAGGCGGTCAGGTAAAGGAGCTTAAAACAGGCGAAGGCAAGGATGTTAAGAGGGGCGCGACTCTGGTCGTCCTGGACGATTCCCTCCTGCAACTTCAGCTTGACCAGGCAAAAGCGGCTTATAACGCGGCCGCGCTTTCCGGCAACGCGGCGCAAGCCAATTTAACCCAACAGAATGTGAACCTGGCCGAACAGAACCTTAAACGGGCGACCGTAACAGCTCCCTCTAAAGGCACCGTTCTGGATCTGCCTTATAACGTCGGCGAATTGGTTAATGCGGGCAGCGTCGTGGCCACGGTAGCGGATCTGGCTAAAGTCACTTTGGTTGTTTATGTCCCAGAGGATAAGATCGGCCGGATTTCGTTGGATCAGGAGGTTGACGTCGCCACCGACAGTTTTCCCAATAGGACGTTCACCGGAAAAATCACTAAGATATCAGACCAGGCCGAGTTTACCCCGGCCAATATACAGACCAAAGAACAACGCGTTAACCTGGTATTTGCCGTAACGATTTCCTTAAGCAACAGTGATCATAAACTTAAGCCCGGGATGCCCGCGGACGCGACCATAACCTTAAAGTGA